Genomic window (Bacillus vallismortis):
TAAGGATTAAATAAAGCACTTCCTATAAGCCCGCCTGCAAGGCCTCCGATAAACGGCCCTCCAAAAAAACCAAATGGCCGGCCAAAACCAAATCCATAGCCAAATCCAGGTCTTCCAAACCCAAATGGTCTTCCGAATCCGTAAGGCCTTCCAATGATCCTTGTATCTGCAGCAGTGAAATAATGATCTACCTCATTCATGTTTTCTTTCCTCCTGTCATAAAGTGTAGATGATGCAGTGTATTCAGCCTACCCGGATTTGATTGGGCGTTTGATGAAAAAGAAGGGGTGTGAACTCATTGGGCCTGTATCCATCTGACTGGTCAAAAGCGCCGCCTCACGTACATGCTTATCTTGCCAAGACGACCATAGAACAGGGACATTATCATCTCATTGAAGGGTTTACTCAGCCGGCAAACGGATCGAATACGGATCAGCATACACACTACTTTTCAGGGATTACGTCTTTTGAAAACGGACATTTTCACCGGTATTACGGAATCTCGGGCCCTGCGATTCCCCGGACAGACGGCACCCATTACCACGAAATCGAAGAAACGACGTATCTGGCCTATAATGAGCCGATTGAGATCAGGTACGGAGGCGTTGTGTATGACCCGAATGATGACGGAAGAAAAACGCATCGGCATGCCCTGAAAGGGAAGACGAGAGAAATCGTCGGCAATGAGCCGCTCGGCTGGTAGAAGGATGTTTACCGATGCAAAAAAAGGGCAAAATGGATAGGTGGTTGTACATGATGAATGCTATAATGGGGGGAGATTTATAAAAGAGAGTGATACATATTGAATAATACGAAGCAGCCCGTTGTCATTTTAGTAGGACCGACGGCAGTGGGGAAAACAAATTTAAGTATTCAGCTGGCTAAATCCTTGAACGCGGAAATTATCAGCGGAGATTCGATGCAGGTTTATAAAGGGATGGATATTGGAACAGCTAAAATCACCGAACAGGAGATGGAGGGAGTGCCCCATCATCTGATTGACATTTTAGATCCCCGAGATTCCTTCTCCACCGCAGATTATCAAAACTTAGTGAGAAACAAAATCAGCGAGATTGCCAAAAGAGGAAAGCTTCCGATGATTGTCGGCGGTACAGGGCTTTACATACAATCTGTGCTTTACGATTATACATTTACGGAAGAGGCGAACGATCCTGCGTTTCGGCAGAGCCTGCAAATGGCTGCTGAGCGGGAAGGCACTGACTTTCTTCATGCAAAACTCGCTGCGGCAGATCCAGAGGCAGCTGCTGCGATTCATCCGAATAACACAAGAAGAGTCATTCGCGCGCTGGAAATTTTACATACGTCTGGAAAAACGATGTCTCAGCATTTGAAGGA
Coding sequences:
- a CDS encoding YmaF family protein codes for the protein MNSLGLYPSDWSKAPPHVHAYLAKTTIEQGHYHLIEGFTQPANGSNTDQHTHYFSGITSFENGHFHRYYGISGPAIPRTDGTHYHEIEETTYLAYNEPIEIRYGGVVYDPNDDGRKTHRHALKGKTREIVGNEPLGW
- the miaA gene encoding tRNA (adenosine(37)-N6)-dimethylallyltransferase MiaA produces the protein MNNTKQPVVILVGPTAVGKTNLSIQLAKSLNAEIISGDSMQVYKGMDIGTAKITEQEMEGVPHHLIDILDPRDSFSTADYQNLVRNKISEIAKRGKLPMIVGGTGLYIQSVLYDYTFTEEANDPAFRQSLQMAAEREGTDFLHAKLAAADPEAAAAIHPNNTRRVIRALEILHTSGKTMSQHLKEQKRELLYNAVLIGLTMDRDTLYARINQRVDMMMEAGLLSEVKRLYDRNVRDCQSIQAIGYKELFAHFDDFVTLSDAVDQLKQNSRRYAKRQLTWFRNKMQVTWFDMTPPVDMELKKKEIFTHIAGKLEL